A region from the uncultured Stenotrophomonas sp. genome encodes:
- a CDS encoding Indolepyruvate ferredoxin oxidoreductase, alpha and beta subunits produces the protein MTSTAELTSPASANDPLLGVRDRDYTLEHKYTRTDGRIYLSGVQALVRLPLMQQQRDLAAGLDTAGFVSGYRGSPLGGFDLELWRARKHLEAAKVKFVPGLNEDLGATMVWGTQQANLFPGANVDGVFGMWYGKGPGVDRCGDVFKHANAAGTSKHGGVLALAADDHACRSSTLPHGSEEEFVSAMMPVLNPAGVQDILDMGLVGWAMSRYTGRWIGFKTIAETVESSASVDVNPFARQIVLPEDFEMPPAGLNIRWPDPPMEQEMRLHRYAVKAAQAFARANGIDRLVMDSPRARLGIVTTGKSYLDVLQALEYLGLDAQACAEIGIRVYKVGMTWPLEPQGIGAFARGLEDIVVVEEKKAFIERQMKEYFYNWPTSWGARPSIVGKYDEQGEWILPSTGELTPATIAGVIGRRIQRFFNTESIEQRLRWMDEKEAEMALPRAQFPRVPHYCSGCPHNTSTKVPDGSRALAGIGCHYMVTWMDRDTDTFTHMGGEGVTWAGQAAFTDTGHVFQNLGDGTYFHSGSLAIRQAIAAGVNITYKILYNDAVAMTGGQPVDGTLTVPQIAHQMRAEGVHTIALLSDDIIKWKRRRHEFPGEVAFHDRAELDAVQQKLRTVKGTSILIFEQTCATEKRRRRKRGKLVDPPKRTMINSLVCEGCGDCGEKSFCVSVLPKETEFGRKREIDQSNCNKDFTCTTGFCPSFVTVHGGQLRKDKKSGAANLLDNLPDPAFRSDLSQPWNILITGVGGTGVVTIGALLGMAGHLEGKGATVLDQTGLAQKGGAVTTHIRIANTPADIHAVRIAAGEADLVLGCDMVVVNDYWALSKVRGERSQVVLNTYEAMPGTFTTRPDMQFPAADIIAGVKVALSGRDPILLDATQLATALLGDAIASNLFILGFAWQQGLVPLSLEALMRAIELNGAAIEMNQRAFAWGRLAAIDPQAVQQAAGLVRNAPTEAERTPSALQELPPGEWEGNEAGAPSAPRNPGNEPEVRGLPSSDAQPGDVTFATLDDARLSRSLDELIARRSAFLIDYQDAAYATRYRQLVDAVRKAEQRVAAGSTALTEAVARYFFKLMAYKDEYEVARLYTSGDFLKQVQQKFDGDYQVRFHLAPPLLAKRDEQGRLQKKEYGPWMFRAFGLLAKLKFLRGGRFDVFGYTAERRGERQLIADYEKTVQELLATLDANRLSLAAEIASIPEHIRGYGHVKERHLHEAKAREAALLATWRNPKALHIVQAA, from the coding sequence ATGACCAGTACCGCCGAACTCACCTCGCCCGCCTCCGCCAACGATCCGTTGCTCGGGGTGCGCGACCGCGACTACACGCTGGAGCACAAGTACACCCGTACCGACGGCCGCATCTACCTGAGCGGCGTGCAGGCGCTGGTTCGGCTGCCGTTGATGCAGCAGCAGCGCGATCTGGCCGCCGGACTGGACACCGCCGGCTTCGTCAGCGGCTACCGCGGCAGCCCGCTGGGCGGCTTCGACCTGGAGCTGTGGCGCGCGCGCAAGCATCTTGAAGCGGCGAAGGTGAAGTTTGTCCCCGGCCTCAACGAGGACCTGGGCGCGACGATGGTGTGGGGCACGCAGCAGGCCAACCTGTTCCCCGGTGCCAACGTCGATGGCGTGTTCGGCATGTGGTACGGCAAGGGCCCGGGCGTGGACCGCTGCGGCGACGTGTTCAAGCACGCCAACGCCGCCGGCACTTCGAAGCACGGTGGCGTGCTGGCGCTGGCCGCCGACGACCACGCCTGCCGCAGCTCGACGCTGCCGCACGGCAGCGAGGAGGAGTTCGTCAGCGCGATGATGCCGGTGCTGAACCCGGCCGGAGTGCAGGACATCCTCGACATGGGTCTGGTCGGCTGGGCGATGAGCCGCTACACCGGGCGCTGGATCGGCTTCAAGACCATCGCCGAGACGGTGGAGTCCTCGGCTTCGGTCGACGTGAACCCGTTTGCGCGGCAGATCGTCCTGCCGGAAGACTTCGAGATGCCGCCAGCCGGCCTCAACATCCGCTGGCCGGACCCGCCGATGGAGCAGGAAATGCGCCTGCACCGTTACGCGGTGAAGGCGGCGCAGGCCTTCGCCCGCGCCAACGGGATCGACAGGCTGGTGATGGATTCGCCGCGCGCACGATTGGGTATCGTCACCACCGGCAAGAGTTATCTGGACGTGTTGCAGGCGCTGGAATACCTGGGCCTGGACGCGCAGGCCTGCGCCGAGATCGGCATCCGCGTCTACAAGGTCGGCATGACCTGGCCGCTGGAGCCGCAGGGCATCGGCGCGTTCGCGCGCGGGCTGGAAGACATCGTCGTGGTGGAGGAGAAGAAGGCCTTCATCGAGCGGCAGATGAAGGAGTATTTCTACAACTGGCCGACCAGCTGGGGTGCGCGCCCGTCCATCGTCGGCAAGTACGACGAGCAGGGCGAGTGGATTCTGCCGTCCACCGGCGAACTGACCCCGGCCACCATTGCTGGCGTCATTGGTCGGCGTATCCAGCGTTTCTTCAATACCGAGTCCATCGAACAGCGCCTGCGCTGGATGGATGAAAAAGAGGCAGAAATGGCACTGCCGCGCGCGCAGTTCCCGCGCGTGCCGCACTACTGCTCCGGCTGCCCGCACAACACTTCGACCAAGGTGCCGGACGGTTCGCGGGCACTGGCCGGCATCGGCTGCCATTACATGGTGACGTGGATGGACCGCGACACCGACACCTTCACCCACATGGGCGGCGAAGGCGTCACCTGGGCCGGGCAGGCCGCGTTCACCGATACCGGACACGTGTTCCAGAACCTCGGCGACGGCACCTATTTCCACAGCGGCTCGCTGGCGATCCGCCAGGCCATCGCCGCCGGCGTCAACATCACCTACAAGATCCTCTACAACGACGCGGTGGCGATGACCGGCGGCCAGCCCGTCGATGGCACGCTGACCGTGCCGCAGATCGCTCACCAGATGCGTGCCGAAGGCGTGCATACCATCGCGCTGCTGTCCGACGACATCATCAAGTGGAAGCGTCGTCGCCACGAATTCCCGGGCGAGGTCGCGTTCCACGACCGCGCCGAGCTGGATGCCGTGCAGCAGAAGCTGCGCACGGTGAAAGGCACCAGCATCCTGATCTTCGAGCAGACCTGCGCCACCGAGAAGCGCCGCCGCCGCAAGCGCGGCAAGCTGGTCGATCCGCCCAAGCGCACGATGATCAACTCGCTGGTCTGCGAAGGCTGTGGCGATTGCGGCGAAAAGAGCTTCTGCGTGTCGGTGCTGCCGAAGGAAACCGAGTTCGGACGCAAGCGCGAGATCGACCAGTCCAACTGCAACAAGGATTTCACCTGCACCACCGGCTTCTGCCCAAGCTTCGTCACCGTGCATGGCGGCCAGTTGCGCAAGGACAAGAAGAGCGGTGCGGCCAACCTGCTTGACAACCTGCCCGACCCGGCGTTCCGCAGCGACCTGTCGCAGCCGTGGAACATCCTGATCACCGGCGTCGGCGGCACCGGCGTGGTCACCATCGGCGCGCTGCTGGGCATGGCCGGGCATCTGGAAGGCAAGGGCGCGACCGTGCTCGACCAGACCGGGCTGGCGCAGAAGGGCGGCGCGGTCACCACCCATATCCGCATCGCCAACACCCCGGCCGACATCCACGCCGTGCGCATCGCCGCTGGCGAGGCCGACCTGGTGCTGGGCTGCGACATGGTGGTGGTCAACGATTACTGGGCGCTGTCCAAGGTGCGCGGCGAGCGCTCGCAGGTGGTGCTCAACACCTACGAGGCGATGCCCGGCACCTTCACCACCCGCCCGGACATGCAGTTCCCGGCCGCCGACATCATCGCCGGGGTGAAGGTGGCGTTGAGCGGGCGCGACCCGATCCTGCTCGACGCCACCCAGCTGGCCACCGCGCTGCTCGGCGACGCCATTGCTTCCAACCTGTTCATCCTCGGCTTCGCGTGGCAGCAGGGGCTGGTGCCGTTGTCGCTGGAAGCGCTGATGCGCGCCATCGAACTCAATGGCGCGGCCATCGAGATGAACCAGCGCGCGTTCGCGTGGGGCCGGTTGGCCGCCATCGACCCGCAGGCCGTGCAGCAGGCCGCCGGGCTGGTGCGCAACGCGCCCACCGAGGCCGAGCGCACGCCGAGTGCATTGCAGGAACTGCCGCCGGGCGAGTGGGAAGGCAATGAAGCCGGTGCGCCCTCGGCGCCGCGCAATCCGGGCAACGAACCGGAAGTGCGCGGCCTGCCTTCCAGCGATGCGCAGCCGGGCGACGTCACCTTCGCCACGCTGGACGACGCGCGTCTGTCGCGCTCGCTGGACGAGCTGATCGCCCGCCGCAGCGCGTTCCTGATCGACTACCAGGACGCCGCCTACGCCACCCGCTACCGCCAGCTGGTGGACGCGGTGCGCAAGGCCGAGCAGCGCGTCGCAGCGGGCAGCACTGCGCTGACCGAGGCGGTGGCGCGCTACTTCTTCAAGCTGATGGCCTACAAGGACGAGTACGAAGTGGCCCGCCTATACACCAGCGGTGACTTCCTAAAGCAGGTGCAGCAGAAGTTCGATGGCGACTACCAGGTGCGCTTCCACCTCGCCCCGCCGCTGCTCGCCAAGCGTGACGAACAGGGCCGGCTGCAAAAGAAGGAATACGGCCCGTGGATGTTCAGGGCCTTCGGCCTGCTGGCGAAGCTGAAGTTCCTGCGCGGTGGCCGTTTCGACGTGTTCGGCTACACCGCCGAGCGGCGCGGCGAACGCCAGTTGATCGCCGATTACGAAAAGACCGTGCAGGAACTGCTGGCCACGCTCGACGCCAACCGGCTGTCGCTGGCGGCGGAGATCGCCAGCATTCCCGAGCACATCCGCGGCTACGGCCACGTCAAGGAACGGCACCTGCACGAAGCCAAGGCGCGCGAGGCCGCGCTGCTGGCGACATGGCGCAACCCGAAGGCGCTGCATATCGTGCAGGCGGCTTGA
- a CDS encoding conserved exported hypothetical protein (Evidence 4 : Homologs of previously reported genes of unknown function), with translation MGTTKSVAAGLVLLAGLFLSSAQAQNLPKIAEFYFDEDMAAKPVLALPPEQEGLVDQLMKLRERSRKGVDATVQLAGIAYAEGRAELGAQLYGEALSSVSANSMQARSIHWNQAWDLYRSGDAHTALTHWGIAAEGVRGNAGWVPPTLALALWKLGRRDEAIAWYAAAVRTEPQQWNDAARFPQLLPEWKDQERATLAEVLQAWAANPPAWP, from the coding sequence ATGGGTACAACGAAGTCCGTGGCTGCCGGTTTGGTGCTGCTGGCGGGCCTGTTCTTGTCATCAGCACAGGCGCAGAACCTGCCGAAAATCGCCGAGTTCTATTTCGACGAGGACATGGCCGCCAAGCCGGTCCTGGCCCTGCCGCCGGAGCAGGAGGGGCTGGTCGACCAGCTGATGAAACTGCGCGAACGCAGCCGCAAGGGCGTCGATGCCACCGTGCAACTGGCCGGAATCGCCTATGCGGAAGGCCGCGCCGAACTGGGTGCCCAGCTCTACGGCGAGGCGCTGTCATCGGTATCGGCCAATTCCATGCAGGCGCGCAGCATCCACTGGAACCAGGCTTGGGACCTGTACCGCAGTGGCGACGCCCATACCGCCCTCACGCACTGGGGCATCGCTGCCGAGGGCGTGCGCGGCAATGCAGGCTGGGTGCCGCCGACGCTGGCATTGGCGCTGTGGAAACTGGGCCGCCGCGATGAAGCCATCGCCTGGTATGCCGCGGCTGTGCGTACCGAGCCGCAGCAATGGAACGACGCCGCGCGCTTCCCGCAGCTGCTGCCGGAATGGAAGGACCAAGAACGCGCCACGCTGGCGGAAGTATTGCAGGCGTGGGCGGCCAATCCGCCGGCCTGGCCCTGA
- the gidA gene encoding glucose-inhibited cell-division protein (Evidence 2a : Function of homologous gene experimentally demonstrated in an other organism; PubMedId : 370832, 6357950, 6395859; Product type cp : cell process) — translation MNDSFHRHDVIVIGGGHAGTEAALAAARGGARTLLLTHNVETIGAMSCNPAIGGIGKGHLVKEIDALGGAMAHAADQAGIQWRTLNASKGPAVRATRCQADRNLYRMAIRRIVEAQPNLTVFQAAVDDLLVEGDAVRGVVTQTGLSFHAPAVVLTAGTFLAGKIHIGETQYTAGRMGDPPATTLATRLRERPFAIDRLKTGTPPRIDGRSLDYSVMEEQPGDDPLPVMSFIGDVAEHPRQVSCWITHTSERTHEVIRNALHRSPLYSGQIEGIGPRYCPSIEDKVVRFAEKASHQIFVEPEGLDVVEIYPNGISTSLPFDVQLELVRSIRGFEHAHITRPGYAIEYDFFDPRGLKNTLETRQVAGLFFAGQINGTTGYEEAGAQGLLAGVNAARFVQGKDGWCPRRDEAYIGVLVDDLITHGTNEPYRMFTSRAEYRLQLREDNADARLTPVGREMGLVDDRRWDAFSRKQAAVAAETERLRGLWATPANALGREVQEATGVAVSRETNVLDLIKRPELDYARLMQVPSLGPGVDDGKVAEQVEIGIKYAGYLGRQRDEIERQQRHENTAIADGFDFAAVRGLSAEALQKLERVRPQTIGQAQRIPGMTPAAISLLLVHLERARRGRVA, via the coding sequence ATGAACGACTCCTTCCATCGCCACGATGTCATCGTCATCGGCGGCGGCCATGCCGGCACCGAGGCCGCGCTGGCCGCGGCGCGCGGCGGCGCGCGTACCCTGCTGCTGACCCACAACGTCGAAACCATCGGCGCGATGAGCTGCAACCCGGCCATCGGCGGCATCGGCAAGGGCCACCTGGTCAAGGAGATCGACGCGCTGGGCGGGGCAATGGCGCATGCCGCCGACCAGGCCGGCATCCAGTGGCGCACGCTCAACGCCTCCAAGGGTCCGGCGGTGCGCGCCACCCGCTGCCAGGCCGACCGCAACCTGTACCGCATGGCGATCCGCCGCATCGTCGAGGCGCAGCCGAACCTGACCGTGTTCCAGGCGGCGGTTGACGACCTGCTGGTCGAAGGCGACGCGGTGCGCGGCGTGGTCACCCAGACCGGGCTGAGCTTCCACGCCCCGGCCGTGGTGCTGACCGCGGGCACCTTCCTGGCCGGCAAGATCCACATCGGCGAAACCCAGTACACCGCCGGGCGCATGGGCGACCCACCGGCGACCACGCTGGCCACGCGCCTGCGCGAGCGCCCGTTCGCGATCGACCGGCTCAAGACCGGCACGCCGCCACGCATCGACGGCCGCTCGCTGGACTATTCGGTGATGGAGGAACAGCCCGGCGACGATCCGCTGCCGGTGATGTCCTTCATCGGCGACGTGGCCGAGCATCCGCGCCAGGTGAGCTGCTGGATCACCCATACCAGCGAGCGTACCCACGAGGTGATCCGCAACGCGCTGCACCGCTCGCCGCTGTATTCCGGGCAGATCGAGGGCATCGGCCCGCGCTACTGCCCGTCGATCGAGGACAAGGTGGTGCGCTTCGCCGAGAAGGCCAGCCACCAGATCTTCGTCGAGCCGGAAGGGCTGGACGTGGTGGAGATCTACCCCAACGGCATCTCCACCTCGCTGCCGTTCGACGTGCAGCTGGAACTGGTGCGCAGCATCCGCGGCTTCGAACACGCGCACATCACCCGCCCCGGCTATGCCATCGAATACGACTTCTTCGACCCGCGCGGGCTGAAGAATACGCTGGAAACCCGCCAGGTCGCCGGCCTGTTCTTCGCCGGCCAGATCAACGGCACCACCGGCTACGAGGAAGCCGGCGCGCAGGGCCTGCTGGCCGGCGTCAACGCCGCGCGCTTCGTGCAGGGCAAGGATGGCTGGTGCCCGCGCCGCGACGAGGCCTACATCGGCGTGCTGGTGGACGACCTGATCACCCACGGCACCAACGAGCCGTACCGCATGTTCACCAGTCGAGCCGAATACCGGCTGCAGCTGCGCGAAGACAATGCCGATGCGCGCCTGACCCCGGTCGGCCGCGAAATGGGCCTGGTCGATGACCGCCGCTGGGACGCGTTCTCGCGCAAGCAGGCAGCCGTGGCCGCCGAGACCGAACGCCTGCGCGGCCTGTGGGCGACACCGGCCAACGCGCTGGGCCGCGAGGTACAGGAAGCCACCGGCGTGGCCGTGAGCCGCGAAACCAATGTGCTCGACCTGATCAAGCGCCCGGAGCTGGACTACGCCCGGCTGATGCAGGTCCCCTCGCTCGGCCCCGGCGTGGATGATGGAAAAGTCGCCGAGCAGGTGGAAATCGGCATCAAGTACGCCGGCTACCTCGGCCGCCAGCGCGATGAGATCGAGCGCCAGCAGCGCCACGAGAACACCGCCATCGCCGACGGCTTCGACTTCGCCGCCGTGCGCGGCCTGTCCGCCGAGGCGCTGCAGAAGCTCGAACGCGTGCGCCCGCAGACCATCGGCCAGGCCCAGCGCATCCCCGGCATGACCCCGGCGGCGATCTCGCTATTGCTGGTGCACCTGGAACGCGCGCGGCGCGGGCGGGTGGCCTGA
- a CDS encoding conserved exported hypothetical protein (Evidence 4 : Homologs of previously reported genes of unknown function): MKTRLILSAGLLLGLSGCATYDYVGSGSGGYYHGSPQVQRTYPYGYPYGAYGHGAYGYGGYYGGYGSYGYPYPVYRPPQRPPHNGHRPPPQGNGHVPPRPGNGQPPPASGSGKAPWRDLDRLQRPQPRPGKAESQPVRRPVPQAMAPARPVVPQRAAPERRPSQTRNSRNVRQVEP; the protein is encoded by the coding sequence ATGAAAACACGCCTGATCCTTTCGGCCGGCCTGCTGCTGGGCCTGTCCGGCTGCGCCACCTACGATTACGTCGGCAGCGGCTCCGGCGGTTACTACCACGGCTCCCCGCAGGTACAGCGCACCTATCCCTATGGCTATCCGTATGGCGCCTATGGCCACGGAGCCTACGGGTATGGCGGCTATTACGGTGGCTACGGCAGCTACGGGTATCCGTACCCGGTCTACCGTCCGCCGCAGCGCCCGCCCCACAACGGGCACCGCCCGCCGCCGCAGGGCAACGGCCATGTCCCACCGCGCCCCGGCAACGGACAGCCGCCGCCGGCCAGCGGCAGTGGCAAGGCGCCGTGGCGTGATCTGGACCGGCTGCAGCGGCCGCAGCCCCGCCCGGGCAAGGCTGAGTCGCAGCCGGTACGGCGGCCGGTGCCGCAGGCGATGGCCCCGGCGCGCCCGGTGGTACCGCAGCGCGCGGCACCCGAGCGACGGCCGTCACAAACCCGGAACAGCCGCAACGTGCGCCAGGTGGAGCCGTAA
- the SR gene encoding Serine racemase yields the protein MPELTLPGTADVLAAAARIAPHATVTPVLRSRELDALAGARLHFKAEHLQRGGAFKFRGACNAVWLLDDARAARGVVTHSSGNHGAALALAARSRGIPCHVVVPEGAVAAKLANIARHGATLWRCASTQAAREAECARVQVESGATLVHPYADAGVIAGQGTATLELLQQAGTPLDVVVAPVGGGGLAAGTLLALRQARPGCELVLAEPAGAADAARSLAAHARQVEFVPDTLCDGLRAALGEPNFALLDGGATIITVDDAATVTAMRLLWQVLKQVVEPSSATVLAAILAQPQRFAGRNVGVILSGGNVDLDALPWARA from the coding sequence ATGCCTGAACTTACTTTGCCGGGCACGGCCGACGTACTGGCCGCTGCCGCCCGCATCGCGCCCCATGCCACGGTCACCCCGGTGCTGCGTTCGCGCGAACTGGATGCGCTGGCCGGCGCCCGCCTGCATTTCAAGGCCGAACACCTGCAGCGTGGCGGCGCCTTCAAGTTCCGCGGTGCCTGCAACGCGGTGTGGCTGCTGGACGATGCCCGCGCCGCGCGCGGCGTGGTCACCCATTCCTCCGGCAACCACGGCGCGGCGCTGGCCTTGGCGGCGCGTTCGCGCGGCATTCCCTGCCACGTGGTGGTGCCCGAGGGCGCGGTGGCGGCCAAGCTGGCCAACATCGCCCGCCACGGCGCCACGCTGTGGCGCTGCGCGTCGACCCAGGCCGCGCGCGAGGCCGAGTGCGCGCGGGTGCAGGTGGAAAGCGGGGCGACGCTGGTCCATCCCTATGCCGATGCCGGGGTGATCGCCGGGCAGGGCACGGCGACGCTGGAGCTGCTGCAGCAGGCCGGCACGCCGCTGGACGTGGTGGTGGCGCCGGTTGGCGGCGGCGGACTGGCGGCGGGCACGCTGCTGGCGTTGCGGCAGGCGCGGCCGGGGTGCGAACTGGTGCTGGCCGAGCCGGCCGGTGCGGCCGACGCCGCGCGCTCGCTGGCCGCGCATGCGCGGCAGGTGGAATTCGTGCCGGACACGCTGTGCGACGGCCTGCGCGCGGCGCTGGGCGAGCCCAACTTCGCGCTGCTCGATGGCGGCGCCACGATCATCACCGTGGACGATGCCGCCACCGTGACGGCGATGCGGCTGCTGTGGCAGGTACTCAAGCAGGTGGTGGAGCCGTCGTCGGCGACGGTGCTGGCGGCCATCCTCGCGCAGCCGCAGCGCTTCGCCGGGCGCAACGTGGGCGTGATCCTGTCCGGCGGCAACGTCGACCTGGACGCGCTGCCGTGGGCCCGCGCGTGA
- a CDS encoding conserved hypothetical protein (Evidence 4 : Homologs of previously reported genes of unknown function), with translation MGPRVSRRRSRGVLGWLWRLLVLLLLWLLGVAAWIIWVGDRDQAAPADAIIVLGAAAYDAKPSPVFEERIRHGLDLYRQGYAPKLIFTGGFGGAGARFSESQVARRYAMKQDVPARDILIESRSRTTRQNLIEAKRLMDAHGMRRVILVSDPLHMARALRLSDELGIDALASSTPSTRFRSFHTSWRFLAQEIYFFHRDLFVHGA, from the coding sequence GTGGGCCCGCGCGTGAGCCGCAGGCGTTCCCGCGGTGTGCTCGGCTGGCTGTGGCGGCTGCTCGTGCTGCTGCTGTTGTGGTTGCTGGGCGTGGCGGCATGGATCATCTGGGTGGGCGACCGCGACCAGGCAGCGCCGGCCGACGCGATCATCGTGCTCGGCGCCGCCGCCTACGACGCCAAGCCGTCGCCGGTGTTCGAGGAGCGCATCCGCCACGGCCTGGACCTGTACCGGCAGGGCTACGCGCCCAAGCTGATCTTCACCGGCGGCTTCGGCGGTGCCGGCGCGCGGTTTTCCGAATCGCAGGTGGCGCGCCGTTACGCGATGAAGCAGGACGTTCCCGCGCGGGACATCCTGATCGAAAGCCGCTCGCGCACCACCCGCCAGAACCTGATCGAGGCCAAGCGGCTGATGGACGCGCACGGCATGCGGCGGGTGATCCTGGTCAGCGACCCGCTGCACATGGCGCGCGCGCTGCGCCTGTCCGACGAGCTGGGCATCGATGCGCTGGCCAGTTCCACGCCGAGCACGCGCTTCCGCAGCTTCCACACCAGTTGGCGCTTCCTCGCGCAGGAAATCTATTTCTTCCACCGCGACCTGTTCGTCCACGGCGCCTGA
- a CDS encoding conserved hypothetical protein (Evidence 4 : Homologs of previously reported genes of unknown function) yields the protein MNHDASSARQRAAALVDDYYAAFNRGDWDGMLRCLSGDVVHDLNQGARETGREAFAAFLQRMQASYREQLHDVVVMASDDGTRVAAEYVVHGQYHHTDEGLPPARGQRYVLPGGAFFEVRGGAIARVSNYYNLQDWITQVGG from the coding sequence ATGAACCACGATGCGTCCTCCGCCCGGCAACGGGCCGCTGCCCTTGTCGATGATTACTACGCCGCCTTCAACCGTGGTGATTGGGACGGGATGCTGCGCTGCCTGTCCGGCGACGTCGTCCACGACCTGAACCAGGGCGCGCGCGAAACCGGGCGCGAGGCGTTCGCCGCCTTCCTGCAGCGCATGCAGGCCAGCTACCGCGAGCAGTTGCACGACGTGGTGGTGATGGCCAGCGACGATGGCACGCGGGTGGCGGCCGAGTACGTGGTGCATGGCCAGTACCACCACACCGACGAAGGCCTGCCGCCGGCCCGCGGCCAGCGTTACGTGCTGCCCGGCGGTGCGTTCTTCGAGGTCCGCGGCGGTGCGATCGCGCGGGTCAGCAATTACTACAACCTGCAGGACTGGATCACGCAGGTCGGCGGTTGA
- the bioC gene encoding Malonyl-CoA O-methyltransferase BioC: MPLFDPKHVRRAFSRSAASYHAAATLQQEVAKRLLESLDYLDDKQPQVVLDVGSGPAHASATMKKRWPKAQVIALDLALPMLAEAKKQAGWWRPFSRLCADARALPLADNSVDLIHSNLCLQWVEDLPSVFAGFRRVLKPGGLLLCSTFGPDTLMELREAFAQADDRAHVSHFAAIAQFGDALMMAGFRDPVLDRDLFTLTYDDLPALMRELKALGATNAMNERRRTLTGRGRLAAASRAYDAMRRPDGKLPSSWEVIYAHAWAPEPGAPIREHGHDIAAVPVSAIPIRRKS; the protein is encoded by the coding sequence ATGCCCTTGTTCGATCCCAAGCACGTCCGCCGCGCATTCTCGCGCTCCGCCGCCAGCTACCACGCCGCCGCCACGCTGCAGCAGGAAGTGGCCAAGCGCCTGCTGGAGTCGCTGGACTACCTGGACGACAAGCAGCCGCAGGTGGTTCTCGACGTCGGCAGCGGCCCGGCACACGCCAGCGCGACGATGAAGAAGCGCTGGCCGAAGGCGCAGGTGATCGCGCTCGACCTCGCCCTGCCGATGCTGGCCGAGGCGAAGAAGCAGGCCGGCTGGTGGCGGCCGTTCTCGCGCCTGTGCGCCGATGCGCGCGCGCTGCCGCTGGCCGACAACAGCGTCGACCTGATCCACAGCAACCTGTGCCTGCAATGGGTGGAAGACCTGCCCTCGGTGTTCGCCGGGTTCCGCCGCGTACTCAAGCCCGGCGGCCTGCTGCTGTGCTCCACCTTCGGCCCGGACACGCTGATGGAGCTGCGCGAAGCCTTCGCCCAGGCCGACGACCGTGCGCACGTCAGCCACTTCGCGGCCATCGCCCAGTTCGGCGACGCGCTGATGATGGCCGGCTTCCGCGACCCGGTGCTGGACCGCGACCTGTTCACCCTCACCTACGATGACCTGCCGGCGCTGATGCGCGAGCTGAAGGCGCTGGGCGCCACCAACGCGATGAACGAGCGCCGCCGCACCCTCACCGGCCGCGGCCGCCTCGCCGCCGCGAGCCGCGCCTACGACGCCATGCGCCGGCCCGACGGCAAGCTGCCGAGCAGTTGGGAGGTCATCTATGCCCACGCCTGGGCGCCGGAACCGGGCGCGCCGATCCGCGAGCACGGCCACGACATCGCCGCGGTGCCGGTGTCGGCAATTCCGATAAGGCGGAAGAGCTAG
- the bioH gene encoding Pimelyl-(acyl-carrier protein) methyl ester esterase — protein sequence MHIHVTGHGPALVLIHGWALHGGIFAPLLERLSPHFQLHVVDLPGHGFSRDDTTPLRLPYLVNAIAAATPPAVWCGWSLGGLVALHAAATLPQVHGLAMLAATPRFVRDDSWPDAVERSVFEQFGHDLEQDYRGTLERFLALDVMGSQHARSELRALRDALVERGEPAPRALHEGLALLERGDLRGALPTLRKPGLWIGGQRDRLVPAKAMHTAAALAPAGLHVAHTIDGGGHAPFLGHADHVAELMRAFVDRCS from the coding sequence ATGCATATCCACGTCACCGGCCACGGCCCGGCACTGGTCCTGATCCACGGCTGGGCGCTGCATGGCGGCATCTTCGCGCCACTGCTGGAGCGGCTGTCGCCACACTTCCAGTTGCACGTCGTCGACCTGCCCGGCCACGGTTTCAGCCGTGACGACACCACCCCGCTGCGCTTGCCCTACCTGGTCAACGCCATTGCCGCGGCCACGCCGCCGGCGGTGTGGTGCGGCTGGTCGCTGGGCGGGCTGGTGGCGCTGCACGCGGCGGCGACGCTGCCCCAGGTGCACGGGCTGGCGATGCTGGCCGCCACGCCGCGCTTCGTCCGCGACGACAGCTGGCCCGATGCGGTCGAGCGCAGCGTGTTCGAGCAGTTCGGCCACGACCTGGAACAGGACTACCGCGGCACGCTGGAGCGCTTCCTCGCGCTCGACGTGATGGGCTCGCAGCACGCGCGCAGCGAGCTGCGCGCGCTGCGCGACGCCTTGGTCGAGCGCGGCGAGCCGGCCCCGCGCGCCCTGCACGAAGGCCTGGCCCTGCTGGAACGCGGCGATCTGCGCGGTGCGCTGCCCACCCTGCGCAAGCCGGGCCTGTGGATCGGCGGCCAGCGCGACCGGCTGGTGCCGGCCAAGGCCATGCACACCGCCGCCGCCCTGGCGCCGGCCGGCCTGCACGTCGCGCACACCATCGACGGCGGCGGCCACGCGCCCTTCCTCGGCCATGCCGACCACGTGGCCGAGCTGATGCGCGCCTTCGTCGACCGCTGCTCCTGA